In Syntrophotaleaceae bacterium, a genomic segment contains:
- a CDS encoding XrtA-associated ATPase, producing the protein MYELFFNLTTKPFSLVPDPRFLFLSKTHRKAIRYLDYGLREGAGFILLTGEVGSGKTTLVKDFIGRLDRSTVLAMIFNTSIGGDQLLASINEEFGLDVHGRDRVGLQRDLNDFLIAQYSAGIRPILMIDEAQNLSPEALEDVRMLSNLEAADSKLLQIILIGQPELQTTLDQHSMRQLRQRIGISCHLSALAPDEIEDYIFYRLDKAGNRDAVTFEPGSFEIIFRYSSGIPRLVNRICDFLLLAAFSDETRNLSLDLVQEVAIEAGDNAEAAGSIQFQLESASLEERLKKLENDFFLYLSGAMEKERIFERLSLIEKALKRMHRKQQEQSNTLEERLSQIEAKLEELQKGRGLSIVK; encoded by the coding sequence ATGTACGAACTATTCTTTAACTTGACCACCAAACCTTTTAGCCTGGTGCCCGATCCGCGTTTCCTCTTTTTGAGTAAAACGCATCGGAAGGCGATTCGTTATCTGGATTACGGATTAAGGGAAGGGGCGGGTTTCATCCTGTTGACCGGTGAAGTCGGGTCAGGCAAGACGACCCTGGTCAAGGACTTTATCGGACGGCTGGATCGGTCTACGGTTCTGGCCATGATCTTCAATACCAGTATCGGCGGCGATCAGCTGCTGGCCTCGATCAACGAGGAATTTGGACTCGATGTCCATGGTCGGGACCGAGTGGGGTTGCAGCGGGACCTGAACGACTTTCTCATTGCCCAGTACTCTGCAGGTATTCGGCCGATTCTCATGATCGATGAAGCGCAGAACCTTTCCCCGGAGGCCTTGGAGGATGTCCGTATGCTGTCCAACCTGGAAGCGGCGGACAGCAAACTGCTGCAGATCATTCTCATTGGTCAACCGGAACTGCAGACAACCCTCGATCAGCACAGCATGCGCCAACTTAGGCAGCGAATCGGTATCAGCTGTCATCTAAGTGCGCTCGCGCCGGATGAAATCGAGGATTACATTTTTTATCGTCTTGATAAAGCCGGCAACCGGGATGCTGTCACCTTCGAACCGGGCTCCTTCGAAATCATTTTTCGCTACAGCAGCGGTATCCCTCGATTAGTCAATCGCATCTGTGATTTTCTGCTGCTGGCCGCCTTTAGTGACGAAACCCGCAACCTGAGTTTGGATTTGGTCCAGGAAGTGGCTATCGAGGCTGGGGATAATGCAGAGGCTGCCGGCAGTATTCAATTTCAGCTGGAGTCAGCTTCCCTCGAAGAGCGATTGAAGAAGCTGGAAAACGATTTTTTCCTCTATCTGTCTGGGGCCATGGAAAAAGAACGCATTTTCGAACGATTGTCCCTGATAGAAAAAGCTTTGAAAAGAATGCACAGAAAACAGCAGGAACAGTCCAACACCCTCGAGGAACGCCTGAGCCAGATCGAGGCGAAACTCGAGGAACTTCAAAAGGGGCGGGGATTGTCGATAGTTAAATAA
- a CDS encoding DUF3473 domain-containing protein, whose amino-acid sequence MINYLSIDVEDYFQVSAFEKVSSPSSWNDREMRVERNTEKVLGLLGERKVKATFFILGWVAERCPNLIRSIASEGHEVASHGYAHQRVDCQGRTMFRQDIRRSKGLLEDLTGEPVLGYRAPSYSISRDTFWAFDELYLAGYRYDSSIFPIRHDFYGIPDWPRFSGWVVRTDKGDWIPAGDKREESPALFEIPITTLKIGAKSLPIAGGGYFRLFPYAFTRWGLRRINRADRQPFLFYVHPWEFDPQQPRMSGISAKSRVRHYLNLTRTENRFKQLLRDFDFVPVSKCMTAAKDSLTNAKCHPPINFTGIP is encoded by the coding sequence ATGATCAATTACTTATCCATAGACGTAGAAGACTACTTTCAGGTTTCGGCTTTCGAAAAGGTGTCATCGCCCTCCTCATGGAACGACCGGGAGATGAGGGTCGAAAGGAACACCGAGAAGGTTCTTGGCTTGCTGGGGGAACGCAAGGTCAAGGCCACTTTCTTCATCCTTGGTTGGGTAGCCGAGCGTTGTCCGAACCTGATCAGAAGTATAGCTTCCGAGGGACATGAAGTGGCGAGTCACGGGTATGCTCACCAGCGGGTGGATTGCCAGGGGCGTACCATGTTTCGTCAGGATATCCGGAGAAGCAAGGGTCTTCTCGAGGATTTAACCGGGGAGCCGGTCCTTGGTTACCGGGCCCCGAGTTATTCGATTTCGCGGGATACTTTCTGGGCTTTCGACGAACTGTATCTGGCCGGTTATCGCTACGACTCAAGTATATTTCCCATCAGACACGACTTCTATGGTATTCCCGACTGGCCCCGGTTTTCCGGTTGGGTGGTAAGGACGGATAAGGGGGACTGGATTCCTGCCGGGGATAAACGGGAAGAGAGCCCGGCACTGTTCGAGATTCCGATTACCACTCTAAAAATAGGAGCCAAAAGCTTGCCTATTGCCGGGGGGGGCTATTTTCGGCTGTTCCCTTACGCGTTCACTCGCTGGGGACTGAGAAGGATCAATCGCGCAGACCGGCAGCCATTTCTTTTCTATGTACATCCCTGGGAGTTCGATCCACAACAGCCGCGCATGAGCGGGATCAGCGCGAAAAGCCGAGTAAGGCATTACCTGAATTTGACCAGGACTGAAAATCGCTTCAAACAGTTGCTCCGGGATTTTGATTTCGTGCCGGTGTCGAAATGTATGACTGCAGCAAAGGATTCCCTCACAAATGCGAAATGCCATCCTCCAATTAATTTTACCGGCATTCCATAG
- the asnB gene encoding asparagine synthase (glutamine-hydrolyzing): protein MCGISGILNFGKSSRDTEELVARMMTLLDHRGPDEAGIYLDADVCLGHVRLSIVGLGCGTQPISNRDDTLWIIYNGEAFNYIELKEDLLKKGYCFKTETDTEVVLALYEEYGPRCLEKINGQFAIAIWDTRSKKLFLARDRVGIRPLFYTNWNGKFSFASEIKALFVDPDIPRAIDLQALSQIFTFWTTITPKTAFENIQELPPGHFMFVSAAGPSRPEAFWRVPFGRPEEHWTGSFGEACEELHSLLKDSVRLRLRADVPVGAYLSGGLDSSITTALVANNFNNHLKTFSLGFQENPFDESSYQKQMVAFLGTEHSEICVTNRHIREDFPQVIWQCEKPLVRTGPVPLYSLSKLVRDSRFKVVLTGEGADEVFGGYNIYKEAKLRQFWARQPDSKWRPLLVQRLYPYIFNDASRAKLFLQQFFSVKPGDLDDPYFSHQVRWRNSGKNTALFSESVRAELSGYNPLGALASRLPDDFDKRDPFSRAQFLEMDIFLSNYLLSSQGDRVGMGNSIELRLPFLDFRVIEFAAKLPPHWKIKGLNEKYILKETFRNIVPEGIRTRAKQPYRAPIKEAFWTDEPGSYVHELLSEESVSKAGYFDAKKVGLLAKRFAKDAKQPANEVQNMALIGILSTQIMHNRFIEEFSPEQIKPRALDKAVRTL from the coding sequence ATGTGTGGAATTTCCGGAATATTGAATTTTGGCAAGTCAAGTCGGGATACGGAAGAACTCGTTGCTCGTATGATGACCCTGTTGGACCATAGAGGACCTGATGAAGCGGGAATTTATCTGGATGCTGATGTCTGCCTTGGTCACGTGCGTCTCAGCATTGTCGGACTTGGCTGCGGGACACAGCCGATCAGCAACCGAGATGATACTTTATGGATCATCTATAACGGCGAAGCTTTCAACTATATCGAACTCAAAGAAGATCTGCTGAAAAAAGGGTATTGCTTTAAAACGGAAACAGATACGGAAGTTGTTCTTGCCCTTTACGAAGAGTATGGTCCCCGCTGTCTGGAAAAAATAAATGGCCAGTTTGCTATCGCCATTTGGGACACCAGAAGCAAAAAACTGTTTCTCGCTCGTGATCGCGTCGGCATTCGCCCTCTTTTTTATACCAATTGGAATGGCAAGTTTTCTTTCGCCTCGGAAATAAAGGCGCTTTTCGTCGACCCGGATATCCCGCGTGCCATCGACCTTCAGGCACTGAGCCAGATTTTTACCTTCTGGACCACCATCACCCCCAAAACGGCCTTCGAAAACATTCAGGAATTGCCCCCCGGGCATTTTATGTTCGTTTCGGCCGCTGGGCCTTCTCGGCCCGAAGCTTTCTGGAGAGTTCCTTTCGGTCGTCCTGAAGAACACTGGACCGGCTCTTTCGGTGAAGCCTGCGAAGAGCTTCACAGTCTACTGAAAGACTCTGTCAGACTGCGCCTGCGGGCGGATGTTCCCGTAGGCGCCTATCTGAGTGGTGGCCTGGATTCCTCAATAACCACGGCCCTGGTGGCCAACAATTTCAACAATCATCTCAAAACTTTTTCTCTCGGCTTTCAGGAAAATCCCTTCGACGAATCCTCCTATCAGAAGCAGATGGTCGCTTTCCTGGGCACCGAGCACAGCGAAATATGCGTCACAAACCGGCACATCAGGGAGGACTTCCCTCAGGTAATCTGGCAATGCGAGAAACCGCTGGTGCGCACCGGCCCCGTCCCACTCTATTCTCTGTCGAAACTCGTCAGGGATAGCCGGTTCAAGGTGGTGCTGACGGGGGAGGGGGCCGACGAGGTCTTCGGCGGTTACAATATCTATAAAGAGGCCAAGTTGCGTCAATTCTGGGCACGGCAGCCCGATTCCAAATGGCGGCCGCTGCTTGTTCAACGCCTCTATCCCTACATCTTCAACGATGCCTCCCGTGCGAAGCTGTTTCTGCAGCAATTTTTCTCCGTAAAGCCCGGAGATCTGGACGATCCGTATTTTAGCCATCAGGTGCGCTGGAGAAACAGCGGGAAGAACACCGCCCTTTTTTCCGAATCCGTCCGCGCCGAATTGTCGGGATACAATCCGCTTGGAGCTCTGGCCTCCCGTCTGCCGGACGATTTCGACAAGAGAGATCCTTTCTCCAGGGCCCAGTTTCTGGAGATGGACATCTTCCTTTCCAATTATCTGCTCTCCTCCCAGGGGGACAGGGTCGGGATGGGAAACTCCATCGAGCTGCGTCTGCCTTTCCTCGATTTTCGCGTCATTGAATTCGCGGCGAAACTGCCGCCCCACTGGAAAATCAAGGGTCTGAACGAAAAATACATCCTGAAGGAAACCTTTCGAAATATTGTTCCGGAGGGTATTCGCACCCGGGCCAAACAGCCGTATCGGGCTCCGATCAAGGAGGCTTTCTGGACGGACGAGCCCGGGTCCTATGTACATGAATTGCTGTCGGAAGAGTCGGTCAGTAAAGCCGGCTATTTTGATGCGAAGAAGGTCGGTCTGCTGGCAAAGAGGTTTGCGAAGGATGCGAAACAGCCAGCCAATGAAGTACAAAACATGGCGCTCATAGGGATTTTGTCCACCCAGATCATGCATAACCGGTTTATTGAAGAATTTTCACCGGAACAGATCAAGCCAAGAGCTCTCGACAAGGCAGTTCGGACGCTCTGA
- the nadE gene encoding NAD(+) synthase produces the protein MLKKAFRKDILKLDAEQEVEKISKKLRHLMKTEIRRRGVVLGLSGGIDSSVTCGLSVRAFGAGKVFGLHMPERHSSDETLTLSTSVSDCFGIESAHENISGILEALGFYRRYDAAVKSVIPEYGEGWKSKIVIPNVIESQEFSLFSVIAQSTAGEIHKVRLPLKAYLEILAATNMKQRTRKMLEYYHADRLNYAVAGTPNRLEYDQGFFVKLGDGAADVKPIAHLYKTQVYQLAEYLGVPAEIRNRPPTTDTYSLQQGQDEFYFSLPHREMDLCLYGKNNGYSTAEVAEVLGLTSEQVQRVYDDIDNKRNTTRYLHLSALLIDEVPEILK, from the coding sequence ATGCTGAAAAAAGCCTTTCGCAAAGACATTCTCAAATTGGATGCGGAACAGGAAGTCGAAAAGATTTCCAAAAAGCTTCGACATCTGATGAAGACGGAAATCCGCAGACGAGGCGTTGTATTGGGCCTGTCGGGAGGGATCGACAGCAGCGTGACCTGCGGATTGTCAGTTAGGGCCTTCGGCGCCGGCAAGGTTTTCGGCCTGCACATGCCCGAACGTCACTCGTCAGACGAGACCCTGACGCTCAGCACTAGTGTTTCCGACTGCTTCGGCATCGAGTCCGCCCATGAAAACATCTCCGGCATTCTGGAGGCCCTGGGTTTCTATCGACGGTATGATGCCGCGGTCAAGAGCGTCATCCCCGAGTATGGCGAGGGCTGGAAGTCCAAAATCGTCATTCCGAACGTTATCGAAAGTCAGGAATTTTCCCTGTTTTCCGTTATCGCCCAGTCGACGGCTGGAGAAATTCACAAGGTCCGCCTGCCTTTGAAGGCCTACCTGGAAATTCTCGCCGCCACCAACATGAAGCAGCGGACGCGCAAGATGCTGGAATACTATCATGCCGATCGTCTGAATTACGCCGTGGCCGGAACTCCGAACCGCCTTGAGTATGACCAGGGATTCTTCGTCAAACTGGGCGATGGAGCGGCCGATGTCAAGCCGATCGCCCATCTGTACAAGACCCAGGTCTATCAGCTCGCCGAATATCTCGGAGTGCCCGCTGAGATCCGTAATCGTCCTCCGACGACGGATACCTATTCGCTTCAACAGGGGCAGGACGAGTTCTATTTTTCCCTGCCGCACAGGGAAATGGATCTCTGTTTGTACGGCAAGAACAATGGCTATTCGACCGCCGAGGTTGCCGAGGTGCTTGGGCTGACCTCCGAACAGGTGCAGCGGGTCTATGACGATATCGACAACAAACGCAATACCACCCGATATCTGCATCTATCGGCCCTGCTTATCGATGAGGTACCGGAGATTCTTAAGTGA
- a CDS encoding acyl carrier protein: MSDIKQKIRTYIVENYLFGDDEGLEDNTSFLEEGIVDSTGILELIGYISDEFEIHVEDEELVPENLDSLNNVTAYIGRKLGESERAAV; encoded by the coding sequence ATGTCTGATATCAAACAGAAAATAAGAACTTACATCGTTGAAAACTACCTTTTCGGAGATGACGAAGGGCTCGAAGACAACACTTCTTTTCTGGAGGAAGGAATTGTTGACTCCACCGGCATCCTGGAGTTGATCGGCTACATCTCCGATGAGTTCGAAATTCATGTGGAGGATGAAGAGCTGGTACCGGAAAATCTGGACTCCCTCAATAACGTGACTGCTTATATCGGCAGGAAACTCGGGGAGTCGGAAAGGGCGGCCGTGTAA
- a CDS encoding class I adenylate-forming enzyme family protein, which translates to MVLDNPTLIHHFLENSARRWPDKIALVHEEVRATYGEINDGANRLARFLAEQGVVPGDRVVLLLENSLEYVVGYYGALKAGAVSVPMNTELKPAALQSLLERLEAKCLFSSRKFERLLRAVDLPGAGIESILLKDPKLGLNQAVEVMVWDAIACGKPLDNPDLDLAETALGSIIFTSGSTGRPKGVMLTHRNIVANVKSICQYLELTDADVQMVVQPFFYVMGKSLLNTHFAVGGRIVINNKFAYPATVISQMIEEQVTGFSGVPSTYAHLLHQSPLAASREKLNSLRYCSQAGGHMASAIKQRLLQVLPAQTRLYVMYGATEASARLSYVAPEMLERKIDSIGQAIPGVTLKVIDASGFELPLGDVGEIVATGENIMQGYWRDPDATACALSEHGYHTGDLGYCDQDGYFYVVGRKDNQLKVGGHRINTQEIEDVIMATGLVVEVAVIGLPDVLLENRLMAVVVPVNSELNGEALLSLCAQNLPVYKRPQGVLLVKNLPKSASGKLDRKKCEDLVGSSAYVRA; encoded by the coding sequence ATGGTATTAGACAACCCCACATTGATTCATCACTTTCTTGAAAACAGCGCACGACGTTGGCCGGATAAGATCGCGTTGGTGCATGAAGAAGTGCGGGCAACATATGGTGAAATCAATGACGGGGCCAACCGACTGGCGCGGTTTCTGGCCGAACAGGGTGTGGTCCCCGGGGACAGGGTGGTGCTGCTGCTCGAAAACAGCCTGGAATATGTGGTGGGATATTACGGCGCCCTGAAGGCCGGTGCGGTTTCGGTCCCGATGAACACAGAGCTGAAGCCGGCAGCGCTTCAATCGCTACTGGAGCGGTTAGAGGCAAAATGCCTCTTCTCGTCACGCAAGTTTGAAAGATTGCTGCGGGCGGTCGATTTGCCCGGGGCGGGTATTGAGTCGATCCTTCTCAAGGATCCGAAGCTTGGCCTGAATCAGGCGGTAGAAGTTATGGTTTGGGACGCCATTGCTTGCGGCAAGCCTCTGGATAATCCCGACCTCGATCTGGCCGAGACAGCCCTGGGAAGCATCATCTTCACCTCCGGGTCGACCGGCCGGCCAAAGGGGGTCATGCTCACCCACAGAAACATCGTCGCCAATGTGAAATCGATCTGCCAATACCTGGAATTGACCGATGCCGACGTGCAGATGGTTGTCCAGCCGTTCTTTTACGTAATGGGGAAATCCCTGCTCAACACCCATTTCGCCGTCGGCGGACGCATCGTCATCAACAACAAATTTGCCTATCCGGCGACGGTGATCAGTCAGATGATCGAAGAACAGGTGACTGGTTTTTCTGGTGTCCCCTCGACTTATGCCCACCTGCTGCATCAGTCCCCCCTGGCCGCCTCAAGGGAAAAGCTGAACTCGCTGCGCTACTGCTCCCAGGCTGGCGGGCATATGGCCAGTGCGATCAAGCAGCGCCTGTTGCAGGTTCTTCCGGCACAGACCCGGCTCTATGTCATGTATGGCGCTACAGAGGCATCAGCAAGACTGTCCTATGTCGCTCCGGAAATGCTCGAGCGGAAAATCGATTCCATCGGCCAGGCGATACCGGGCGTGACTCTCAAGGTTATAGACGCCTCCGGATTTGAATTGCCTCTGGGAGATGTTGGGGAGATCGTCGCTACCGGCGAAAACATAATGCAGGGCTATTGGAGGGACCCCGATGCCACGGCCTGCGCCCTGAGTGAGCACGGGTATCACACGGGTGACCTGGGTTATTGCGATCAGGATGGATATTTCTATGTCGTCGGGCGAAAGGACAACCAGTTGAAGGTGGGTGGTCACCGGATCAACACCCAGGAAATCGAGGATGTGATCATGGCGACCGGCCTTGTAGTGGAAGTTGCCGTAATCGGATTGCCTGATGTGCTGCTTGAAAACAGGCTGATGGCTGTGGTGGTTCCAGTGAATTCGGAATTGAATGGCGAGGCCCTTCTTTCTCTCTGTGCTCAAAACCTTCCGGTTTATAAAAGACCTCAGGGAGTTCTACTCGTGAAAAATTTACCGAAAAGCGCCAGCGGCAAGTTGGACAGGAAGAAGTGTGAAGATCTTGTCGGATCGTCGGCTTACGTCCGCGCATAG
- the xrt gene encoding exosortase, whose translation MNPGLERAEHNRYLWVLSSLLGFAFLFAFLPTWRSLIYAWSSSDDYSHGFLIVPLSLYIVWKKRGELRTATNRPNWLIFPLVVFSLLIYLVAKYAEILTLAPLSMILFIGASLFFLFGGKLFRHLVFPWFLLVFMVPVPSQIYAALTIPLQLFVTEVTAFLASLFGIPILREGNVLYLPEHTLQVVQACSGLRSIMSLLTLGAVIGYFGLQKNFLRGVLFISAIPVAILVNIVRVLLMVFAFYYFSFDLAEGIVHTIFGAAIFGLAMVLFLLARKVLALCEE comes from the coding sequence ATGAATCCAGGCCTTGAAAGAGCAGAACATAATCGATATCTCTGGGTTCTATCAAGCCTGCTGGGTTTTGCTTTTCTCTTTGCATTTTTGCCGACTTGGAGAAGTCTGATCTATGCCTGGTCCTCCTCGGACGATTACTCACATGGGTTTTTGATTGTCCCTTTAAGTCTCTACATCGTCTGGAAAAAACGCGGGGAGTTGCGGACTGCTACCAACAGACCAAATTGGCTAATCTTCCCGCTGGTTGTGTTTTCGCTCTTAATTTACCTGGTTGCCAAGTATGCCGAAATTTTGACCCTAGCACCGCTTTCAATGATTCTTTTCATAGGGGCGAGTCTGTTTTTCCTTTTTGGTGGCAAGTTGTTCAGACATCTTGTCTTTCCCTGGTTTCTTCTTGTGTTCATGGTGCCGGTGCCGTCCCAGATCTATGCCGCCTTGACCATTCCTCTGCAGCTTTTCGTAACGGAAGTAACGGCTTTCCTTGCTTCTTTGTTCGGTATTCCGATCCTGCGGGAAGGCAATGTGCTCTATCTTCCGGAGCACACCCTGCAGGTTGTTCAGGCATGCAGCGGCTTGCGCTCAATTATGTCACTCCTGACTCTTGGTGCTGTCATCGGGTATTTCGGCCTGCAAAAGAATTTTCTGCGTGGAGTTTTATTTATTTCAGCGATCCCGGTCGCCATCCTGGTGAATATAGTTCGCGTACTGCTGATGGTGTTTGCTTTTTATTACTTTAGCTTTGATCTTGCTGAAGGAATCGTGCACACGATTTTTGGCGCAGCCATTTTTGGCCTGGCCATGGTTCTGTTCCTATTAGCCCGAAAAGTATTGGCGTTGTGCGAAGAATGA
- a CDS encoding EpsI family protein produces MNVLQIKILIACLCLTGVLVYLRPEFQAGVPKTSLIQSLAVIPNWQRTSVSALDPILIQELQLDDYVFQSYSQGKRKVFLYIGLYYSSAKVGASHDPLVCFPGQGWQVSEVKKGHFLISGDPEFEVRFSQLQAKKNTERELVYYWYQAGRGSTSGPLAQKLMLLHSKIMHRAERNAFVRVSTSLGDETLTEGQKSLTSFIQDFYPVFVKHLESI; encoded by the coding sequence ATGAACGTTCTACAAATTAAAATTTTGATCGCCTGTCTTTGTCTTACCGGAGTCCTGGTCTACCTGCGCCCCGAATTCCAGGCAGGTGTGCCAAAAACCTCATTGATTCAGTCTTTGGCAGTTATCCCTAACTGGCAAAGAACCTCTGTATCCGCTTTGGATCCGATACTGATCCAAGAGTTGCAGTTGGATGATTATGTTTTTCAAAGCTATTCACAGGGGAAGCGAAAAGTCTTTTTGTATATTGGCTTATATTACTCCTCGGCAAAAGTGGGGGCGTCTCATGACCCATTAGTCTGTTTCCCCGGCCAGGGTTGGCAGGTAAGTGAAGTTAAAAAGGGGCATTTTCTGATTTCGGGAGACCCTGAATTCGAGGTGAGATTTTCCCAACTACAGGCTAAGAAAAACACGGAAAGAGAATTGGTTTACTACTGGTATCAAGCCGGGAGGGGTTCGACATCCGGGCCTCTGGCGCAGAAATTGATGCTTTTGCACAGTAAAATCATGCACAGAGCAGAAAGAAACGCGTTTGTCCGAGTAAGCACATCATTAGGTGATGAAACGTTAACGGAAGGACAAAAGAGTCTGACCTCATTCATACAGGACTTTTATCCGGTTTTTGTAAAACATTTAGAATCGATATAG
- a CDS encoding glycosyltransferase family 2 protein — protein MSFSSLWMLIFWLTFLLCLSSYLFYPLFIALFGRVFATAVKRSEWEPKVSILIAAYNEERDIVRKLKNCLELDYPAEKLEILVGSDGSSDNTVLLAKETASNRIKVFDYTENRGKTAVQNDLVVASEGEIIIFTDAASFLNRDAIRSMVRNFADSRIGAVGGRMRFVNTDENINTHSQGLYWRYEFKIRELESRLGSLIGVDGPLYAVRRSCYVPLAPQSISDLLTPLLVLEQGKKVVLEPDAVVDEDPTRQSGQEFRTRRRITLRGLTGLATYRRLLNPVKNPFLAAQIFFHKVLRWFVGPLVILHISACAALSGKAFFATALTLYLVFFLLAMAGWCLEASGGKNRLLTVPYYFSLVNLAATMGIIDFIRKKQATTWKPVRN, from the coding sequence ATGAGTTTTAGCTCACTTTGGATGCTCATTTTCTGGCTGACTTTTTTGTTGTGTCTGTCCAGTTATCTATTCTATCCGCTGTTTATCGCCCTTTTTGGCAGGGTTTTTGCCACTGCAGTAAAGCGTTCCGAATGGGAACCAAAAGTCAGCATTCTTATTGCTGCATACAATGAAGAGAGGGACATCGTTCGAAAATTAAAAAATTGTTTAGAGCTTGATTATCCAGCAGAAAAGCTTGAAATTTTGGTCGGCTCGGATGGCTCGAGCGATAACACTGTTCTCCTTGCAAAGGAGACAGCTTCCAACCGGATAAAGGTATTTGATTATACGGAAAACCGTGGCAAAACAGCTGTGCAGAATGACCTGGTGGTTGCTTCGGAGGGAGAAATTATTATCTTTACCGATGCGGCTTCGTTCCTCAATCGAGATGCCATTCGCAGTATGGTTCGCAATTTTGCTGACTCCCGTATTGGGGCCGTGGGAGGTCGCATGCGTTTTGTCAATACAGATGAAAACATTAACACCCACAGTCAGGGTCTTTACTGGCGATATGAGTTCAAGATTCGCGAACTGGAATCGAGGTTAGGCAGTTTAATTGGCGTCGATGGTCCACTGTATGCTGTTAGAAGGTCATGTTACGTCCCTCTGGCCCCCCAATCAATCAGCGATCTGCTGACACCTCTGCTTGTTCTGGAGCAGGGAAAGAAAGTGGTTCTTGAACCGGACGCCGTTGTCGATGAAGATCCAACCCGCCAGTCAGGTCAGGAGTTCAGAACCCGGCGGCGCATTACCCTGCGAGGCCTTACGGGACTTGCCACATATAGGCGATTGCTGAATCCGGTTAAAAATCCATTCCTAGCTGCGCAAATTTTCTTTCACAAGGTATTGCGCTGGTTTGTCGGACCACTGGTCATTCTGCACATTTCGGCCTGTGCCGCATTGAGCGGGAAGGCCTTTTTCGCGACTGCCTTGACCCTTTATCTTGTTTTTTTCCTGTTAGCAATGGCTGGCTGGTGTCTCGAAGCGTCAGGCGGCAAGAACCGCCTTTTGACGGTTCCTTACTATTTCAGCCTGGTCAACCTTGCGGCTACTATGGGAATTATCGATTTCATCAGGAAAAAACAGGCAACCACCTGGAAGCCAGTTCGCAATTAG
- a CDS encoding ATP-grasp domain-containing protein: protein MGESFSRGSGKGKRAVLYKSKERFEAFRQKLEYYGIEYTILDFDSHEWMEFDYSKVDFAIYYPSFENASSSPMALYKVHDNIAFLHSEYPELDIYPDPGIVKYYNDKYRQFLFLKKHDFPIPDTIPLYSKQDIEAAETEFGYPMILKNRFGAGGGTVFKVEDRKELWKYFRLSQLDLFNTSAFHYFGKQISKRLFWYFTIKERRMPYPFLSPPLLAQRFEKIDRDLKTVVGKGRVVEGHWRLQASQDMWKMNIDGGGTGVWSEIPQKALELSMRLAEELNSTWLNIDLIYSRNHFLITEFSPVWHHYHFKEKPSFIYKDDYNLDPLEDALDLEKIIIEEFLK, encoded by the coding sequence ATGGGGGAGAGTTTTTCTAGAGGTTCAGGCAAGGGTAAAAGAGCCGTTCTTTATAAATCAAAGGAGCGATTCGAAGCCTTCAGGCAGAAACTTGAGTATTACGGCATCGAGTACACAATTCTGGATTTCGACAGCCATGAGTGGATGGAATTTGATTATTCGAAGGTCGATTTCGCAATTTATTACCCCTCCTTTGAAAATGCTTCCAGTTCACCCATGGCCCTGTACAAGGTGCATGACAACATTGCATTTCTTCACAGCGAATATCCTGAATTGGATATCTATCCTGATCCTGGAATCGTCAAGTATTACAACGATAAATATCGGCAGTTCCTGTTCCTGAAAAAGCATGATTTTCCGATACCGGACACAATTCCGCTATACAGCAAGCAGGATATCGAAGCCGCGGAGACCGAATTTGGTTATCCAATGATTTTGAAAAACCGCTTCGGCGCTGGAGGGGGGACCGTATTCAAGGTCGAGGACCGTAAGGAACTGTGGAAATATTTTCGACTTTCACAGCTGGACCTGTTTAATACTTCCGCCTTTCATTATTTCGGCAAGCAGATATCCAAGCGTCTTTTCTGGTATTTCACTATTAAAGAAAGAAGGATGCCTTACCCCTTTCTGTCCCCCCCTTTGCTGGCGCAACGGTTCGAAAAAATCGATCGGGATCTGAAGACTGTTGTCGGCAAGGGGCGTGTCGTAGAAGGGCACTGGCGGCTGCAGGCCAGCCAGGATATGTGGAAAATGAATATCGATGGCGGAGGCACAGGGGTTTGGAGTGAAATACCCCAAAAGGCCCTGGAGCTGTCAATGCGGTTAGCTGAAGAGTTGAACTCGACTTGGTTGAATATCGATTTGATTTATTCCAGAAATCACTTTTTGATTACCGAATTTTCTCCGGTCTGGCATCATTATCATTTTAAAGAAAAACCATCTTTTATCTACAAAGACGATTACAATCTTGATCCCCTAGAAGATGCACTAGATCTGGAAAAAATAATTATAGAGGAATTTTTGAAATAA